The Nitrososphaerota archaeon genome has a segment encoding these proteins:
- a CDS encoding 2-isopropylmalate synthase — MKNSEAIKIFDTTLRDGEQTPGVGLTPDEKLEIARALDRLGVDTIEAGFPITSKGEIEGMRMIANAGLRAEIAGLARAHKSDIDIAVSTGIKCIHVFLATSDIHLQHKLNMTREEALQTAVRYVKYAKEYGVQVEFSAEDACRSDTEYLLRVFQAVSDAGADRIDIPDTVGVMHPVAMYNLVSKVKNAVNIPISIHCHNDFGLAVANSLAAVEAGAERVHCTINGLGERAGNASLEEVVMSLHNLYGRKTNINTRLIYETSKLVSRLTGIVVQPNKAIVGENAFGHESGIHTHGLLNMPLTYEPLEPELVGRKRWIQAGKHAGSHGIKAMLDQLAISVNDGQLKEIVTRVKDLGDKGKRLTDADLESIAYTVLGKVQEEKILQLVDLSVMTGTKSMPTASVKLLVDGEPHVVAETGVGPIDAAIKAIQKLGEGLGNIKLSDYRLDAITGGTDALGEVSVKVEDKDGLVATAKATNEDVVVASVQAMIEGMNRLLLKRRVVQPKVPMPNP; from the coding sequence ATGAAGAATAGCGAAGCAATCAAGATATTCGATACAACCCTGCGGGACGGAGAGCAGACTCCCGGTGTAGGATTGACACCAGACGAGAAGCTCGAAATTGCGAGGGCTCTGGACAGGCTCGGTGTGGATACTATCGAAGCAGGTTTTCCGATAACGTCTAAAGGAGAAATTGAAGGGATGCGGATGATTGCCAATGCGGGGTTAAGAGCCGAAATAGCAGGACTTGCAAGGGCTCACAAATCAGACATAGACATAGCTGTAAGCACCGGCATTAAATGTATCCATGTCTTCTTAGCAACTTCAGACATCCATTTACAGCATAAACTGAATATGACTAGGGAGGAAGCCCTTCAGACTGCAGTAAGATATGTGAAATATGCAAAGGAATACGGCGTCCAAGTGGAATTCTCTGCAGAGGATGCCTGCAGGTCTGACACAGAATACCTGCTTAGAGTATTCCAAGCTGTGAGCGATGCAGGGGCAGACAGGATAGACATACCGGATACAGTCGGCGTGATGCACCCCGTAGCCATGTACAATCTGGTAAGCAAGGTCAAGAACGCTGTCAACATACCGATAAGCATACATTGCCATAACGACTTTGGCTTAGCAGTAGCCAACAGCCTAGCAGCAGTCGAAGCTGGAGCAGAGAGAGTTCATTGCACTATTAATGGATTAGGAGAAAGGGCTGGCAACGCATCGCTAGAAGAGGTAGTCATGTCATTGCACAACCTGTACGGAAGGAAGACCAACATCAACACACGCCTAATTTACGAAACCTCTAAGCTAGTTTCACGGTTAACAGGAATCGTGGTTCAGCCCAACAAGGCCATAGTTGGCGAGAACGCATTCGGTCATGAGTCAGGCATTCACACTCACGGACTGCTAAACATGCCTCTGACCTACGAGCCGCTAGAACCTGAATTGGTAGGGAGGAAGAGATGGATACAGGCAGGCAAGCACGCAGGCTCACATGGAATAAAAGCGATGTTAGACCAATTAGCGATAAGCGTCAACGATGGACAACTGAAAGAGATTGTCACAAGGGTCAAGGATCTCGGGGATAAGGGCAAGAGACTGACGGATGCTGATTTAGAGTCGATTGCCTACACCGTATTAGGAAAGGTTCAGGAAGAGAAGATTCTGCAGCTGGTCGATCTGTCTGTGATGACAGGGACGAAATCCATGCCTACGGCTTCAGTCAAGCTGCTTGTAGATGGAGAGCCACATGTAGTTGCAGAAACTGGGGTCGGGCCTATAGATGCAGCGATAAAGGCGATACAGAAACTCGGGGAAGGTCTAGGGAACATAAAACTGTCAGACTACAGGTTAGACGCGATAACAGGGGGCACTGACGCATTAGGCGAAGTTTCCGTAAAGGTCGAAGACAAGGATGGTTTAGTTGCGACTGCGAAGGCAACCAACGAAGACGTTGTCGTTGCCAGCGTTCAGGCTATGATAGAGGGGATGAACAGGCTACTTCTGAAGAGAAGGGTAGTGCAGCCAAAGGTTCCAATGCCCAACCCATAA
- a CDS encoding 3-isopropylmalate dehydratase small subunit, with the protein MILEGKVHKFGANIDTDVIIPGKYLVTTDPARLAPHCMEGVDPEFSKKVQKGDMIFAEENFGCGSSREHAPIAVKAAGISCVVAKSFARIFFRNAINIGLPIMVCPEAVDHAKNGSTVKVDTDSGMVNINGKSFKAEPFPEFIAAIIQKGGLMEYVKERLKQKGSHP; encoded by the coding sequence TTGATCTTAGAGGGCAAGGTGCACAAGTTTGGCGCCAACATCGACACCGATGTAATCATACCTGGCAAGTACCTCGTTACAACCGATCCTGCCAGACTGGCTCCTCACTGCATGGAGGGAGTAGACCCAGAATTCTCCAAAAAGGTTCAGAAGGGAGACATGATATTTGCAGAGGAGAACTTTGGTTGCGGTTCATCAAGGGAGCATGCGCCGATAGCAGTTAAAGCTGCTGGAATAAGCTGCGTGGTAGCAAAGAGCTTCGCAAGGATATTCTTTCGCAACGCCATAAACATCGGGCTTCCTATAATGGTATGCCCAGAGGCAGTAGACCATGCTAAAAATGGCTCTACTGTAAAAGTGGATACGGATAGCGGGATGGTTAATATAAATGGTAAATCTTTCAAGGCTGAGCCGTTTCCAGAATTCATAGCAGCGATAATACAGAAGGGCGGTCTCATGGAATACGTCAAGGAAAGGCTGAAGCAGAAAGGTTCGCATCCTTAA
- the ilvN gene encoding acetolactate synthase small subunit, which translates to MQQNGHSENLASHITIAAVVENKPGVLHRTSNVFRQRGYNIASISVGPLQDPAFSRMTFTIEANDNVVGQLVAQLAKQIDVLDVQILNSNSVQRELALIKINAPNNKQRSEILTQCELFKGNVIDASQNHVIVELVGSPDKIDEFIKTISSFGIKEISRTGIVALAKG; encoded by the coding sequence ATACAGCAAAATGGGCATAGTGAGAATTTGGCCAGTCATATAACGATAGCAGCCGTGGTCGAAAACAAGCCCGGAGTTCTCCACAGAACTTCAAACGTATTCAGGCAGAGAGGCTACAACATAGCGAGCATTTCGGTAGGACCTCTACAGGATCCCGCTTTTTCACGGATGACCTTTACGATTGAAGCGAATGACAATGTAGTTGGTCAGCTTGTAGCGCAGCTGGCAAAGCAGATTGATGTTTTAGACGTTCAAATCCTGAATTCAAACTCGGTGCAGAGAGAGCTTGCCCTGATCAAAATCAATGCGCCAAACAACAAGCAAAGATCGGAGATTCTTACACAGTGCGAACTTTTCAAGGGCAACGTGATCGACGCTTCCCAGAATCATGTCATAGTGGAGCTTGTAGGATCGCCAGACAAGATAGATGAATTCATTAAAACTATCAGCAGTTTCGGAATCAAGGAGATTTCCCGAACGGGGATAGTTGCACTAGCAAAGGGTTAG
- a CDS encoding 3-isopropylmalate dehydratase large subunit, whose product MGMTMTEKIIAAHAGLEEVKPGQLVNAKVDIIMAHDITGPPAFKALRNNDLVDQIDPKKIVLVLDHVVPPKDIDSTMNCMAVRQFAQEKNIDHFYDIGQGGIAHNVLPQEGLVAPGDLAVGGDSHTCTYGALGCFATGMGHTDIAAAMALGEVWLRVPESLKFTYNGKVGRYVTGKDLILHTIGKITVNGANYKAMEFVGSAIKSLPMEQRFTMTNMVIEASGKNGVMPVDNVTKDYVKRRVDKEYEVYESDEDAKFEKAYDFNVSDVPPLVAKPYSPDNVGSVEEVKGVKVDQVFIGSCTNGWLGDLRQAAAIMKGEKIAKGIRLIVIPATMQIYRQALKEGIIDVFIDAGGVVAPSTCGPCPGLHQGVMGPNEVGVFTTNRNFRGRTGHPEAKIYLTNPYTAAATAIMGEITDPRSI is encoded by the coding sequence ATGGGAATGACCATGACTGAGAAGATCATAGCGGCACACGCAGGGCTAGAGGAAGTAAAGCCAGGCCAATTGGTCAATGCAAAGGTCGACATTATAATGGCACACGACATTACCGGCCCTCCAGCATTCAAAGCGCTCAGGAACAACGATCTGGTAGACCAGATTGACCCGAAGAAGATAGTCCTTGTGCTGGATCATGTCGTCCCTCCAAAAGACATCGATTCAACGATGAACTGCATGGCAGTAAGGCAGTTTGCCCAAGAGAAGAACATAGATCACTTTTACGACATAGGCCAGGGTGGAATTGCCCATAACGTTCTGCCTCAAGAAGGCCTAGTAGCTCCAGGCGATCTTGCTGTGGGAGGGGATTCACATACTTGTACATATGGAGCATTAGGCTGCTTTGCGACTGGGATGGGACATACGGATATTGCAGCTGCCATGGCTCTTGGAGAGGTCTGGCTCAGGGTTCCCGAAAGCCTGAAGTTCACATACAATGGAAAGGTCGGGAGATATGTCACGGGGAAGGATCTCATACTCCATACAATAGGGAAGATCACTGTCAATGGTGCCAATTACAAGGCTATGGAATTTGTCGGCAGTGCGATAAAATCTCTGCCAATGGAGCAGAGGTTCACGATGACGAACATGGTCATAGAAGCGTCTGGCAAGAACGGCGTCATGCCTGTTGATAATGTCACAAAAGACTACGTGAAGAGAAGAGTTGACAAAGAATACGAAGTCTACGAGAGCGACGAAGATGCGAAATTTGAGAAGGCCTACGATTTTAATGTCAGCGACGTGCCTCCATTAGTTGCAAAGCCATATTCCCCAGACAACGTTGGGTCAGTTGAAGAAGTTAAAGGAGTAAAGGTCGACCAAGTCTTCATAGGTTCATGCACCAACGGATGGCTGGGCGATTTACGTCAGGCTGCTGCAATAATGAAGGGAGAGAAGATAGCAAAAGGAATCAGGCTGATTGTAATTCCAGCGACCATGCAAATTTACAGGCAAGCTCTGAAAGAAGGTATAATCGATGTCTTCATAGACGCTGGAGGGGTCGTAGCCCCGTCTACATGCGGCCCCTGTCCAGGCTTACATCAGGGAGTTATGGGGCCGAATGAAGTAGGCGTATTTACAACGAACAGAAACTTCAGAGGTAGGACTGGCCATCCAGAGGCGAAAATCTATCTCACCAACCCGTACACTGCTGCCGCCACGGCGATAATGGGCGAGATAACTGATCCGAGGAGCATTTAG